A window of Kribbella sp. NBC_00382 genomic DNA:
TCATCCCCCTGGTCTTCCTGCAGCGGTGGGCCGAGCGACGGACGGCGGTAGCGGCATGAGCGCCGTGCTGTACGACGTACCGGGCCCCCGGGCGCGGGCGCGCAACATGATCCTCAACGTCGTCGTCGTGGTGGTCCTGCTGGCCGCGGTCGCCTGGATCGTCTACCGGCTGAACGACACCGGCCAGTTCCAGAGCCGGCGCTGGGCGCAGTTCCAGTACAAGTCGATCCAGGAGCAACTGCTCACCGGTCTGCTGAACACGCTGAAGGCCGCCGGCCTGGCCGCGGTGCTGGCCTTCCTGTTCGCCGCCGTGTTCGCGGCCGCCCGGATCAGCGACCACAAGTGGGTCCGGGTCCCGGCGACCTTCGTGGTCGAGCTGTTCCGGGCGATCCCGGTGCTGATCCTGATGTTCTTCTTCTACTACGGGAACCTTCAGTTCCATCTGGGCCTGGGCCCGTTCTGGGCGGTCGTCTTCGGCCTCACCCTCTACAACGGCTCGGTCCTCGCGGAGATCTTCCGGGCCGGTATCAGCGCTGTTCCGAAGGGCCAGCGCGAAGCGGCGTACGCGACCGGCCTGCGCAAGAACCAGGTCGTCCGGCTGATCCTGCTCCCGCAGGCGATCCGGGCGATGCTGCCGGCCATCGTCAGCCAGCTCGTCGTCCTGCTGAAGGACACCGCGCTGGGCTTCATCATCACGTACAACGAGCTCCTGTACGTGGCGAAGCAGATGGGTGGGCGGCTCGAGTTCGGCTTCCCCTACATCCCGACGTACATGGTGGTAGCGGTCGTCTACATCGGCCTGTGCTCGCTGCTGTCGATCCTGGCCCGCTACCTCGAAGGCCGCACCCGCCGCAGTCGCAAGATCGCGCCCGGCACGGATGTCCCCCCGGCGGCCCCGCTGTCCGACGGCTTCTCCCGCGAAGGCAACGCGTTCCCCGACCTGGGTGGCAAGGACTCCAACTGACCCAGCACTCCCCAAGAGCCCCGTACGCCTGGCGTACGGGGCTCTTGACCTTTCACCCGCCGGCGCGGCGGACGGCTTCGAGAGCTGTCTGGTCGTCGATGCCGAGTTGGCGAGTGTGGTGGAGGTAGGTGGTGGCGAGCTCGTCGAGGCGCTGGCGCTGCTCCGTCTTTGCGAGCCGGGGTGGGGTGTCGGCGACTCGGGTGCCGCCGCCTCGGCGCGAGGTGAGCAGGCCGTCGGCTTCGAGCTCCCGGTACGTACGGGCGACCGTACCGACGGCGAGGCCTAGGTCGCGGGCCAACTGGCGCAGCGGCGGGAGGCGGTCGCCGGGAGCTAGTACGCCGGAGTGGATCAGGTCCGTGAACTGCTTGCGGAGCTGCTCGTACGGCGGTGTCGGGTCCGACGCGGAGACGACGAGTGTGGTCACACGGAGGTCCTCTGGACATGCGGCTGGCCGCTGGGCTGCAGGACCGCGGTCGCGCTCCAGACCAGCAGCGCCAGACCACCGGCGGCCGGCACCAGGAGCGCCCAGCCGATCGACTGCCATGAGGTCGGGACGCACTGCATCGTCGTCAGCGTCATGATCGCTACGAACGTTGTTCCTAGCAATGGAACAGTGATCAGTACGCCGCAGGCGCCGGTGATGGCGGTGGCCGAGAGCCGGCGAGCGTGGTCGTCGGCGACGAGCTCCCCTGCGGCGTCGACCGGTCGCGGCCTGCCGACTACGCGCCGGATCCCTACTGCGGCTGAGAGCAGACCGAGTACCACCGCGATGCCGAGCGGGACGGAGTAGAAGGATCCTGGCCAGGGGCTCTTGGTGGCGGTCATATCGCCGCAGGTGCGGGAGAGGGCTCGGCCGGCACGACCCAGGCTGTCGGCGGACGCTACCGAGGTTGTCCAGAGCAACAACGCCAGCTCGACGATGCCCGCGACGGCAACCGATGCAGCGAGACGGCGCGGGAGGTAGTTGGCCGCTGAACGGGTTTCGACTGCTGCCCGGCGTACCGGCCCTGCAGGGCGAGGCGTCCGCAACTCCCCGAGAACCACGCCGAGCACAACCCCCAGGCTGAACACCGGCGCCGCCAACAGGAGTCCGCGGTCCGGCCCGAGCGTCCACGCGACGACGCCCCCGGCGACCAGACCAACTCCCACCCCGGCCCACCGCCACAGCCCCGCTGAACGCAACCCGACCTCCGGTGCTGCCTTCAACGGAACGAACATCAACGTGATGAGCACCAGGAGCACCACGACTACCCCGAGAACCGCGACGGACATCTCTTCCCCCTTGTATCAACCACCTGACACAAGAAGGATGCGACCTCTATCCGCCTTGTGTCAACTAGCTGATACAAGGCGGGTGACGTTCAGTAGCTGTTGGTAGGCGCGCGGTAACACCTGCTTGTCAGGCTGCGAGCAACAACACGACCACCTACCTCGGGGAGATGTTCAAGATGTTGCGCCTGACAACTACTACAGCCGTTGCCGTGGGCATCGTTGCCTTCGGCATCGGTGCGGGGCCGGTGCACGCCGTCGCGACGAGTACGGGGGTGCGGCCGATGTGTTCGGAACCGCCGGTGATGAAGGTCTGGTACGACGCCGACCAGACCGGCTCCTGGGCCAACGCCTGGCTGGAGAAGCCGCCCTCCTGCAGCACCAACAGATGGGCGCACATCGCGCTCCGGCTCTACTGCATCGAAGGCACGCCGAAGAAGCTGCTCGCGAACAAGGCGAACAGCGGTGAGGCCGCCGTCGAGACCGCCTGGACGCTCCTGCCGAAGACCTGCACGAAGTTCCGCGCATACGGCGATCTGGCGAACATCGCCGGCATCGTGCACTCCGACGTCTGGTCCTGGCGCTACGGCTACCCGCCCGCGTGAACCCTCAAAAGGAGCACATCATGTCCAGAACTTCCCGCAGGGCAGTCGCTCTGTTCGCCATCGCCGGTACCGTCGCCGCCGTCACCAGCCTGCCCGCCGCGGCCGACGAACGCTACATCGGCAAGCTCTGCTCCACCGTCGAGGTGGACGAGGCCGGCAAGCAGTTCTTCACAGTCTGCGACACCCAGTACGACAGCACCAGCATCGAGAACCACCGGATCCACTACGTCACGCTGAAGCCGGTCAAATGCCCGGTCCGGGCGAACTGGTGGCGCTTGCGCTCTGCAACCAACGGCGGCACCACCGACACCGTCCAGGAAGAACACGACGGCTGCGCCACCCTGACCACCGTCACCTCAGGCCCGAAACGAGCAAC
This region includes:
- a CDS encoding amino acid ABC transporter permease, which translates into the protein MSAVLYDVPGPRARARNMILNVVVVVVLLAAVAWIVYRLNDTGQFQSRRWAQFQYKSIQEQLLTGLLNTLKAAGLAAVLAFLFAAVFAAARISDHKWVRVPATFVVELFRAIPVLILMFFFYYGNLQFHLGLGPFWAVVFGLTLYNGSVLAEIFRAGISAVPKGQREAAYATGLRKNQVVRLILLPQAIRAMLPAIVSQLVVLLKDTALGFIITYNELLYVAKQMGGRLEFGFPYIPTYMVVAVVYIGLCSLLSILARYLEGRTRRSRKIAPGTDVPPAAPLSDGFSREGNAFPDLGGKDSN
- a CDS encoding GntR family transcriptional regulator, with protein sequence MTTLVVSASDPTPPYEQLRKQFTDLIHSGVLAPGDRLPPLRQLARDLGLAVGTVARTYRELEADGLLTSRRGGGTRVADTPPRLAKTEQRQRLDELATTYLHHTRQLGIDDQTALEAVRRAGG